A region from the Colwellia sp. PAMC 21821 genome encodes:
- the tldD gene encoding metalloprotease TldD — translation MNNVEIELLADSEIDESMLMDTLDNIFQRKIDLADLYFQSSSHESWMLEDGIVKEGSYNIERGVGVRAISGEKTGFAYSDDISPAALTKAADAAKGIANAEKSARVQVFDGKKMQQNPEQYKALDPLASLPQEQKITLLHEVEAHARSVDKRVKQVIVNLSGVYEKILVAASDGTYATDIRPLVRLNCSVLVEENGKRERASSGGGARTDYSYFFELDNNKPRYLAYAEEAVRQALVNLVAIDSPAGLLPVVLGAGWPGVLLHEAVGHGLEGDFNRKGSSAFSGKIGQKVTSDLCTIIDDGTMANRRGSISIDDEGTPGQYNVLIEKGVLKGYMQDKHNAGLMGVKPTGNGRRESYAHLPMPRMTNTYMLAGEHKPEDIIKSVKKGIYAPNFAGGQVDITSGKFVFTSSEAYLIENGEITSPIKGATLIGSGPEAMKNVSMVGNDLKLDAGVGVCGKDGQSLPVGVGQPTLKIDEMTVGGTQ, via the coding sequence ATGAATAATGTTGAGATAGAGCTTTTAGCTGATAGTGAAATTGATGAAAGCATGCTCATGGATACGTTGGATAACATTTTCCAACGTAAAATAGATTTAGCTGATTTGTATTTCCAATCTAGTAGTCACGAATCGTGGATGTTGGAAGATGGTATAGTCAAAGAAGGCTCTTATAACATTGAGCGTGGTGTTGGTGTACGCGCTATATCTGGTGAAAAAACAGGTTTTGCTTACTCTGATGATATTTCACCTGCTGCGTTAACCAAAGCGGCTGACGCTGCTAAAGGTATCGCTAATGCTGAAAAATCTGCACGTGTGCAAGTGTTTGATGGCAAAAAAATGCAGCAAAATCCTGAGCAATATAAAGCATTAGATCCACTTGCTAGTTTGCCTCAAGAGCAAAAAATAACCTTGCTACATGAAGTTGAAGCGCATGCACGTAGTGTCGATAAACGTGTAAAACAAGTGATTGTTAACTTGTCAGGTGTTTATGAAAAAATATTAGTTGCTGCTAGTGACGGCACGTATGCTACTGATATACGGCCATTAGTACGTCTTAACTGTTCTGTTTTAGTCGAAGAAAACGGCAAGCGAGAACGTGCTAGTTCTGGTGGTGGCGCGCGTACAGATTATAGCTACTTTTTTGAGTTGGATAACAATAAACCTCGCTACTTAGCCTATGCTGAAGAAGCCGTGCGTCAAGCGTTAGTGAATTTAGTTGCTATAGATTCACCTGCTGGCTTATTACCGGTTGTTCTAGGCGCGGGTTGGCCAGGCGTATTATTACATGAAGCAGTTGGTCATGGCTTAGAAGGTGACTTTAACCGTAAAGGCTCTTCAGCATTTTCGGGTAAAATCGGCCAGAAAGTTACTTCTGATTTATGTACTATTATTGATGATGGCACTATGGCAAATCGCCGAGGTTCAATAAGCATCGATGATGAAGGTACACCAGGGCAATATAATGTGCTTATCGAAAAAGGTGTGCTTAAAGGCTATATGCAAGACAAACATAATGCCGGTCTAATGGGTGTAAAACCAACAGGTAATGGTCGCCGTGAATCTTATGCACATTTACCTATGCCACGCATGACAAACACTTATATGTTGGCTGGTGAGCATAAGCCTGAAGATATTATTAAGTCAGTGAAAAAAGGCATTTACGCGCCAAATTTTGCCGGTGGCCAAGTTGACATTACGTCAGGAAAATTTGTCTTCACTAGCTCAGAAGCTTATTTAATTGAAAATGGTGAAATTACCTCACCGATCAAAGGTGCTACCTTAATTGGCAGTGGTCCTGAAGCGATGAAAAACGTTAGTATGGTTGGCAATGACTTGAAGTTAGATGCTGGCGTCGGTGTTTGTGGAAAAGACGGCCAGAGCTTACCTGTCGGTGTTGGTCAGCCAACGTTAAAAATTGATGAAATGACAGTCGGTGGCACGCAATAA